The Rhinolophus sinicus isolate RSC01 linkage group LG07, ASM3656204v1, whole genome shotgun sequence genomic interval TCATACCCAACTTCGAGGACtgatgagagagacagacagggcTGGGGAAGTGGTGGGTGGCCGAGCCAGGTCCACGAGGCACCAATGGACGAGCCAGCAATGTTCAGCCAGGACCAGAAGCAGCTGAGGGGAAGGGGCGCTGGGCTGCAGGGCTTGGACCCTGCAAGGGCTGCCATGTGGGAGAGAGCAGACCCCAGTTCCATAAAATAAACACTTTGCAGCAAACTGAATACCACACCAGCTCTAGGGGAGTCTTTGTAATGAGAAATTGTGCAAGCTTCCCCTGCTCTGGCACCTTCTGTGGCTCCCCATCACCCGCCAGAGACGAGACGACTCAGCCTCCTCGCTCAGCCTTCAAAGCCCTGTTCACGTCCCTGTGTGCCTCCCTTCTGCCGCCGCTCTTCATGCACGCCTACGGtctccctcctccagccttcACATACACATTTCCAGCTACCCTTTCTGCCTTGCCACCTGGCAAACCCCTACACATCCTTCAAGATCCAGACCCCATGTCCCCTTCTCTAGGAAACATTGCCCTTCCCCCCGGCCCACAGGGTCCCTATttgctgtgaccctgggcaagtctctTTAGCTGTAAAACGGGGATGTGTATGAAAATCACTCTCCCTAAAAGCCTATTTTGAGCCCCAATATAATAAATACCCGTTACATGCCCTTAAAGTGAGTTAGGCCTTGGAGCAGGGAGGGTTTGCATCCAGTCAGTGCTcaatgtgtgttcatttttatcttcctcttcCTGGATTCTGTGGTTTTAAGACTCTCGTTTTAAGGATTGTTCCAAGATTTTTCTCCCACTCACAGTGCTAGGAATTTTAAGAACCCCTGgttctaaaattataaaagtttaaaatgctGTGGGAGGGACCAAGGGACTCCTTGTGCCCTGAGTTGACCCCAGGGTGGCTGGAGCTGGGGTCTCTGAGGGGCCTCAtaaccccctccacccccaagctGATGGGTGTGGTCTGGCAGCTCCAACTGTGGGGAAAGCAATGGATTTAGCAGGAGACTGATGGCCAACTTTCCAGGAGGAAGGGGGCAGGACTCCTGGCTCGGGTGCTAGAATGGGGTCACAAGGCAGAGTCAAGAGGCACAGGACCGGCAGTTCAGGTtgatggcttctttctcttagaacctcagtttctttatctggaaaTTGGGGCCAGGAGCTGCCTTCTTGAAGAGTTGTcagcagggaaggggaggagctGGGGTTACAGCTCCTGCCCGATGCCAAGTATTCTTGGGCTGTGCCCTCCgcctggaacaccctccctagtccACTTCCCTCTGGGAGCCCCTGCTCGTTCATGGCCCAGCCACAACAGCCGGGGAGGGGGCTTCAGGATGACGCCACCCACCCTTGCCCCACCCCAGGGAAGGGGAGCCAGCTGTCTGCCCCAAACCCATCTGCCCCACGCCTGGCTGTGGCCACAGCCCCAACACTTTCTCAGTGAAAGGTATTTGGCCATGGAGCCTGACACTTCATCACCCTCGGCCTGAAAGCCAGCTTCTCCTGTCTGCTGCAAGGGGAGGCCCCCAACTCCTGTTGTTCCCCAGGACCCCAGCAAGCAGCCCTGAGCAGGGCTCTGGGGCAGGCAGGCTTGGAGTTGGGTCAATTTGGGTAGGGGGCCTTCCCCTCTAAGCCTCCTTGTCAGCTGGGTGTGTAGACACGGGAAGGTCTGGATAAATTCACAGGCCTCCGGGCTCCTGAGGGGCCTCAAAGCATCTCCCCTCTCGTCTATCACAGCCTATCCTGAGAGGCGGGGTGCCAGCACATGGAGCCTCCCAAACCTTAACTCCAGCAGAGCCCTGGGGCCCACCCTCAAAAACTGGGGCTGATGCCCTTGGGTTTGCCATCTTCTCCCTGATACTCAAGGACCCCCAAGTCCATCCCCTGGTCAGGGGAAGGTGTTTTCATGAAGGGAATGGCCTAAGCAAAGGCGTGAGGGCGTGAGAGGTTAGGAGTTGTCAGATGGGCAAGAGCTGGCAGGCCATGTGAGCTGAGCGCTGACCATACAGCTGTGTTGGGGTCTGCATGTGAGCCTATCTCCCCAAGACAGGGCCTTCTCCAAGCCCCTAGTCTTGGCACAGAGCTCACACCTCTAAATGTTGACAGGCAGACGGTGGGGTGgcatggagggggtgggggcaggcaggtggCTGAGTGGACAGGTGGTGATAGCAAGGCAAGTGGATGGGTGGGTGTGCAGAAGGCCCAGCATGCCCTGCGTTAAGGGAACACCCTGGACCCCCACTCCCTGCCATCACCACTTCCCCGGGGTGATCAGCCAGACACAATACCTCCCATCCCAGGTCCCCAGCAATGCCACTTCGATGTCTTCCAGGGGCCCATGCCCATGATATCTTCCAAGGGAGTCTCACATGTATGTTCAGGGGGCCACCAAGGGAGCTCCCCTCCTTCTGGGGTTCGCTCCAGGACACAGGAAGCCCTTTGCCTCTCTTTTTGGGGCCTGTTTCTCTGTCTGGAAAGTGGGGGTGtggttagaacagtgcctgccccTTGGGTGCCAAGAGAACTCACCCGTCCACATACACAGAGCACGAGCAAGTGATGGTTCCACCGCCCCCAGACTGAGGCTCCAGCAAGGGCGGAGGGCCCAAGACCATAGCCTTGGGCAACCCAGTCAACACACCAAGGCGTGGCCAGGTGTCAGCTGGGTAGAACCTAGGGTGAGGCTGCTGTGGCCCCAGCTGAGGAAATCATGGTGGTCTCAATTCCTGCCCCCTGGGGCATACGTGCTTACcatgccccctccctgcccaccgcAGCCCCCAGGCACACGGCCAGGCGGGAGACACTGCCATAGCTGGGGCAGTAACGTTCAGTGGTCGCTTACCAGTTGGCTCTGCACACACATCACAGACACACTTCTCCTTGTCTCAGCTAGGGCCCACCTGCCTGTGAGAGGCATGTCTGGGGCCTTGTGGGGGCCCCTGAGCTGCTTGCACATGAGTGTCCTTGTCTGTTTGGGACCTGTTTCAGCAGTTACAACCTCCATCCTTCATTCCTCAAGATTGACACCATGAGTTGAAAATGAAGCATCTTTAATTGATTTCCCGCCCCAACCCCCTTGAGGTTTCCAAGCACCAAATGTGAGAATTGTGCTGCTCAGCCTCAGAGCCAAGAAGCCGCTTCCCCAAACCTTCACTGGGTCtggacccccccacacacacactcacccccaTGCCCATGACCAGCCCCACAGGCTTTGTTTCAATAAATAACCCCAAGAACAAAGCTTAGGGCAGAGGACCCGATAAAGCCCTAGCTTAGCGACACCCAGGAGGCTCCAGGCCGAAGGTCAGAAATCCCAAGGGGCATAATATTTGAAATCAGGGTCAAAATACAATTGAAATCAGAGCTGGCATGTGAGCTGGGAGCAATTCCCTCCAGCCTCAACAGTCTCCCAGGCTCCCACAATTAGGACGAACTTGAACTCTATTTAACGTCACACAGCAACAATTGCCTGCCTGGCATTTCCACCATCAGACTTGACTCTGAATTCTGAGCAAGGTGCGGGGTGGGGACGTCTGGAGAAGGAGGTGAGACTTCTTGGGGACAGAGGAGTCTGAAGGAAAGCAGAGGAGTGAGGCTGGGGCCCAGGTCactgccaggccctgccctggcgGGTACTGAGGGGATCTGCAGGTCGGGCCTGTGCCTGGGCCACCTCACTCATCTCCCTGCGGATGTCACCAAGTGCTGTCGCTGGGGACTCCAGCAGCCTCTGGAAGAGGCTGGGCCGGCCAGCAGGAGGCTCCCGGCACTGGAAGGTGACAGCTGTGCCAGCATCGGCCTTCATCTCCCTGGAAAAGCCATCAGAGGAGCCATCAAAGCAGCGGCCAATGGCAATCTCCTTGGCCAGTCTTGGGCTCTGGTCAGTGACGGTGTAGACACCGTAGTTGTGACCCAGGGGGTCCAGCGGGGCCAGCATGGCAAAGGCAGCTATGTCATCGGCAGGGGCCGGTGGGGGGTGACGGGCCAGGTAATCCTGCAGGAGCCCATTAACTGCCACGCGACGGCAGCTGCCCTGGGGCATGATGGTCACCAGTGTCCTGTCCACCTGTCGCTGATCAAACAGCATCCCACTGCATTTGAACTCCACACAAGCGGCAGAAGTTCCAGGGCGTTGGGGGTCTCGGACACTGCGGGCATCCCGCAGCCCGTAGAGCTGGCCCTGGGTGCGCGGGTGGCTGCCCCCCACATTGTGGGCACGGACCATGTACTCCTGCGTGCCTTGGATCTTCACCTTGAGGAAGCAGGCCCGAAACTCCTGAGGGTTGGGCCACCAGGCCAAGAGATCTCCGGTCCAGGAGGCTGGCGTGCCCTCGCGGAACGGGACCACGTTGTACTCATACTTGTCAGCCTCCACCCGCGCGAAGCGGAAGTGGCTGGCCGTCACTGGGGCCTCCTGGCACTCCCGAAGGCTGCGCCACGGGTACACGGGGCCATTGGCCTCGGAGGAGTCGCCAGGCCTGGGTTTGGCGAGGTTGATACGGAAGCCATTGCGTTTGAGAGCAGGGTCTTCGTGGTCTGTGCGGCGGTACCCCAGTTTGTCCAGGTAGGGCTGGGCCACGCCCACCGTGCGGGGCAGAGGGCGCGGACGGGAGGGGGCGGGCTCCAGCTCCTCCCCGCCCAGGGTGGCCGTGACCAGGGCCGTGTAAGCGTCAGGACGGTCAGCATCGCagaaggcagggaggcaggcgCCGTTGGGGCCGGTGACCGCGCTGTCGAAGCGGCCCCAGGCGCGGGGATTGGCCGAGAAACCAGGGGCGGGCTCCAGGTTAACCAGCGTGACCACCACGCCCTCTACCTGCTCGCTGGGAGCGAACTTGTCGTTGGCGTAGGCGCGCACCTTCACAAAGCAGCGGCGGCGCTCCGGCACGTCCAGGTTGAACAGCCGCCGTTCGCGGATCTCCACGTTGCCCACCAGGAAGACGCGCTCCTCCCGGCGGACCCGCGGGGCGGCCGACCCCTCGCGCTGGAAGCCGCTCTCCTCCTCCCACAAGCCCGTATCGGGATTCAGCGACCACAGCTTGAGGGCTTCTATGTGGCCCGCCATGTGGATCTGGTTGGCGGAGACGCGCACCGCCACAGGCCCGGCCTGTAGCTGCTCCGCTGAGCCGGCGGCTCGGAGGTCCACTGCGAACATGCCATAGGTGCGCAGCGGGGCCAACTCTCCATCGCCATCCACAAAGCGCAGGTCACTGGGGGCGGCGGCTGCCGAAGTGAGATCTCGCGGGTCCACGAAGGTTATCCTGGCTTCCACAGCCCCCGCATAGGGTTCTCCATCGGCCCTGCGGAAGGCTCCAGGTGGGAGGACCAGCTCACCCAAGGGGGGCTCGCCTTCCAGTTCCCCAAGGGGAAGCGTGTTGATCTGACTGGCATCTAAGATGACAGGGGCTCTCTTCCGCATTGCCTTGACCTCATGGTACACACCAGCACCTCGAGGGTCAAAAGGCAGGACCCTGACAGTGTCCATGAACTCGCCGCTGGGGTCCACAAAAGTCATCACCAGCCGCTGGGTAGAGGGTAGCACCTCGATGGTGAAGTCACCCTGGTAGGAGGTGAATCCGATGGGCTCCTGGCCCAACAGGATCTGGGCAAAGCGCAGGGGCTCCCCGGAGTCAACAGCCACCACGCGTCCCCGGACCAGCCCCCTCGGGGGCAGACATTTCTGGCAGCCACACTCGACCACCACCTTCACTGGGAGGACATAGCTGGAGCAGTGGATCTCCCTGCTCTCCAGGCGGCGCACAGAGCAGCAGCGGAAGCCTGAGTCCCCACACCTGGGGCTGGAgcctgcagggctggggcagagggtgTCAGGGCAGAGGCCCACATCCAGGTAGGCAGGGCCACTGCCTGGCTGACTGCAGTCATCTGGGAGTTTGATCAGATGCTCACGAGGCTGGGGGTCGCAGGCTGGCTGTCCGGGGGCTGGGGAGCAAGAAATCAGTCAGTTCAGGGTAAGGGGGAGGACTCCATCTGAGGCCACAGGTGGGGGCCTGGACTAGGGTCAGGGGTTCAGTGGGGGCCTGGGATCGTAATCAGCAAGGTCAGAGATCAGTGTGACATTGGGGCTCCATTTCGGGCTGAGTTAGGATTTGCTCAGCATGTGTATGTGGGGGCAGGATGCTCACCAAGCACGGTGAGCTGGGCGGTACCCGAGCTTACAGCGCCCGCGTCATTCCACGCTTTGCAGTGGTAGGTGCCTGCCTGGTCTAGGCGCAGCCCGCGCAGCTCCAGGTGGGCCCCATACCGGTGCTCTCGTCTGTCCAGCAGGGTCCCGTTGTGGAACCTGGGTGGCAGGTGGGTAACACCATGGGGGCCCTCAGCACAGAGGTGGGATTATAcctacccaccccaccctgcaCACAGCCCAGGGAGGGTGCAGAGCAGCTCCCTCCGGGTTCTCTGAGGCACCACATATCACAGGAAATTCAATCCAATCCCAAAGCTGGCACGAGGCCCTTGAGCATGAGTCGGGGCACTCACCAGAAATATTTCTTGGGCATAGGGATGCCTGAGGCTTTGCAGCAAAAGGTCACATTCTGGCCAGCCTCTCGAACTCGGGACTCAGGATGCTTCACCAGGTAGGGTTTCTCTGGGGGCAAAGACAGCAAAGATCAGGGCACTGCCCCATCCCAGCTTCTCCCAATGACCCTTGCCCAAGAGCAGGGCCCATCCTTTCATTTCCAAGGATGCCCTATTCCCCCAACTCAAGTTCAACATATATCTACTCAAGACAATGCCCTATCTTAATTTTCCCTCCACAATTCCATGTCCCACCTTCCACCTTCGATGACTGTGTCACATCTCCTTTCTGACCCAGGGAAAGCTCTCCATCACATCATCCCAATCCCAAGTGCTTGGCGTCACCCAGAACTTCCTCCCTAGGTCCTTGCCCCCTCACCTCCTTTACCACAAGGCACTTACCCAACTTATCAAGAACAATAGTGACCACAGCAGACTTGGAGCTGTTGGCCTGGGACTGGGCCATGCCAGCAGAGAAGCCATCCATTTGGGCACTAACATTGGCGCGGCTGCTGGCACAGACTCCAGGCATCCCGAAGGTTCCATGGGCATCACTGGTGGCCACAGTGCCAGGCCAGTCTCTCAGAGACACCCTGGCCCCTGGCAGCGGTCGGCCAGATGAGGTGACCACTGAGCCCAGGAGGATATGGTTGGGGCATCCGCACGTGTTGGGGCTGCACCCTGGAAGACAGAGGAGCAGAGGAACCTATTTAGCAAAGGTACCTCAGCATGGCCCTGCTTGGAGCAGCGCC includes:
- the CILP2 gene encoding cartilage intermediate layer protein 2 — encoded protein: MALLPPLLFLCVAAAHLAGARGTTPIEEPTATAWGLEGPSLGPGQPSPTLEDWEEASEWTSWFNVDHPGGDGDFESLAAIRFYYGPARVCPQPLALEARTTDWALPSTVGERVHLNPVRGFWCLNREQPRGRRCSNYHVRFRCPLEAAWSAWGPWGSCSGSCGPGRRLRRRRCSSPAENACPGRPLEAQKCVRPRCPGCSPNTCGCPNHILLGSVVTSSGRPLPGARVSLRDWPGTVATSDAHGTFGMPGVCASSRANVSAQMDGFSAGMAQSQANSSKSAVVTIVLDKLEKPYLVKHPESRVREAGQNVTFCCKASGIPMPKKYFWFHNGTLLDRREHRYGAHLELRGLRLDQAGTYHCKAWNDAGAVSSGTAQLTVLAPGQPACDPQPREHLIKLPDDCSQPGSGPAYLDVGLCPDTLCPSPAGSSPRCGDSGFRCCSVRRLESREIHCSSYVLPVKVVVECGCQKCLPPRGLVRGRVVAVDSGEPLRFAQILLGQEPIGFTSYQGDFTIEVLPSTQRLVMTFVDPSGEFMDTVRVLPFDPRGAGVYHEVKAMRKRAPVILDASQINTLPLGELEGEPPLGELVLPPGAFRRADGEPYAGAVEARITFVDPRDLTSAAAAPSDLRFVDGDGELAPLRTYGMFAVDLRAAGSAEQLQAGPVAVRVSANQIHMAGHIEALKLWSLNPDTGLWEEESGFQREGSAAPRVRREERVFLVGNVEIRERRLFNLDVPERRRCFVKVRAYANDKFAPSEQVEGVVVTLVNLEPAPGFSANPRAWGRFDSAVTGPNGACLPAFCDADRPDAYTALVTATLGGEELEPAPSRPRPLPRTVGVAQPYLDKLGYRRTDHEDPALKRNGFRINLAKPRPGDSSEANGPVYPWRSLRECQEAPVTASHFRFARVEADKYEYNVVPFREGTPASWTGDLLAWWPNPQEFRACFLKVKIQGTQEYMVRAHNVGGSHPRTQGQLYGLRDARSVRDPQRPGTSAACVEFKCSGMLFDQRQVDRTLVTIMPQGSCRRVAVNGLLQDYLARHPPPAPADDIAAFAMLAPLDPLGHNYGVYTVTDQSPRLAKEIAIGRCFDGSSDGFSREMKADAGTAVTFQCREPPAGRPSLFQRLLESPATALGDIRREMSEVAQAQARPADPLSTRQGRAWQ